Proteins encoded in a region of the Odocoileus virginianus isolate 20LAN1187 ecotype Illinois chromosome 9, Ovbor_1.2, whole genome shotgun sequence genome:
- the NCOA6 gene encoding nuclear receptor coactivator 6 isoform X4, which produces MVLDDLPNLEDIYTSLCSSTVEDSEMDFDSGLEDDDSKSDSMLEDSTIFVAFKGNIDDKDFKWKLDTILENVPNLLHMESSKLKVQKVEPWNSVRVTFNIPREAAERLRILAQSNNQQLRDLGILSVQIEGEGAINLALAQNRSQDVRMNGPMGAGNSVRMEAGFPMAGGPGLIRMTSPATVMIPQGGNVSSSMMAPGPNSELQPRTPRPASQSDAMDPLLSGLHIQQQSHPSGSLAPPHHPMQPVPVNRQINPASFPQLQQQQQQQQQQQLQARPPQQHQQQQPQGIRPQFTAPTQVPVPPGWNQLPSGALQPPPAQSSLGTMTANQGWKKAPLPGPMQQQLQARPSLATVQTPSHPPPPYPFGSQQASQAHTNFPQMSNPGQFTAPQMKSLQGGPSRVPTPLQQPHLTNKSPASSPSSFQQGSPASSPTVNQTQQQMGPRPPQNNPLPQGFQQPVSSPGRNPMVQQGNVPPNFMVMQQQPPNQGPQSLHPGLGGQANPNFMQGQVPSTTATTPGNSGAPQLQANQNVQHAGGQGAGPPQNQMQVSHGPPNMMQPSLMGIHGNMNNQQAGSSGVPQVNLGNMQGQPQQGPPSQLMSMHQQIVPSQGQMVQQQGTLNPQNPMILSRAQLMPQGQMMVNPQSQNLGPSPQRMTPPKQMLPQQGPQMMAPHNQMMGPQGQVLLQQNPMIEQIMTNQMQGNKQQFNTQNQSNVMPGPAQIMRGPTPNLQGNMVQFTGPMSGQMLPQQGPVNNSPSQVMGMQGQVLRPPGPSPHMAQQHGDPATTANNDVSLSQMMPDVSMQQSNMVPPHVQAMQGNSASGNHFSGHGMPFNAPFNGAPNGNQMSCGQNPGFPVNKDVTLTSPLLVNLLQSDISAGHFGVNNKQNNTNANKPKKKKPPRKKKNSQQDLNTPDTRPAGLEEADQQPLPGEQGINLDSSGPKLPEFSNRPPGYPSQPVEQRPLQQLPPQLVQHVAPPAQPPPQQPQPPPSQPQSQQQQQQQQQQQQQMMMMLMMQQDPKSVRLPVSQNVHPPRGPLNPDSQRMPMQPSGSVPVMVSLQGPASVPPSPDKQRLPMPVNTPLGSASRKMMYQENPQNPASSPLGEMSSLPEASGSEGPSVSGGPNNMPSHLVVSQNQLMMTGPKPGPSPLSATQGATPQQPPVNSLPSSHGHHFPNVAAPTQTSRPKTPNRASPRPYYPQTPNNRPPSTEPSEISLSPERLNASIAGLFPPQINIPLPPRPNLNRGFDQQGLNPTTLKAIGQAPSNLTMNNPSNFAAPQTHKLDSVVVNSGKQSNSGAPKRASPSNSRRSSPGSSRKTTPSPGRQNSKAPKLTLASQTNATLLQNVELPRNVLVSPTPLANPPVPGSFPNNSGLNPQNPTMPVATIGGVLEDNKESLNMPQDSDCQNSQVRKEQANIELKAVPPQEVKMVVPEDQSKKDGQPLDPNKPPSVEENKNLVSPAMREAPTSLSQLLDNSGAPNVTIKPPGLTDLEVTPPGVSGEDPKKASVIPSLQDPSSKEPSSSLNLPHSNEPCSTLVHPELSEVSSNVTPSIPQVMSRPVSSSSISTPLPPNQITVFVTSNPITTSANTSAALPTHLQSALMSTVVTMPNVGNKVMVSEGQSAAQSNARPQFITPVFINSSSIIQVMKGSQPSTIPAAPLTTNSGLMPPSVAVVGPLHIPQNIKFSSAPVLPNAPTSSPAANIQTGRPLVLNSRAAPVQLPSPPCTTSPVVPPHPPVQQVKELNPDETSPQVSTSADQSTLPSSQTATVVSPLLTNSPGSSVNRRSPVSSSKGKGKVDKIGQILLTKACKKVTGSLEKGEEQYGADGETEGQGLETPAPGLLGTEQLCTELDSKTPTPPAPTLLKMTSSPVGPGSASAGPSLPGSTLPTNVRSIVTALVPSELISAAPTTKSNHVGIASEPLAGGLVEEKVGSHPELLPSIAPSQSLVPKETPATALQGSAPRPELEANAAIGSGQSSEPKEIIEKSKTPSRRNSRTEEPAVASESVENGHRKRSSRPASASSSTKDVTSAVQSKRRKSK; this is translated from the exons gatTAATAAGGATGACCAGCCCTGCCACTGTTATGATACCCCAGGGTGGAAACGTGTCATCTTCCATGATGGCACCAGGCCCCAATTCAGAACTGCAGCCCAGGACTCCGCGCCCTGCTTCTCAGTCAG ATGCAATGGATCCACTCCTCTCTGGGCTCCATATACAGCAACAAAGTCATCCCTCAGGATCTTTAGCACCCCCGCACCACCCAATGCAGCCTGTCCCTGTGAACAGACAAATAAACCCAGCCAGTTTTccccagctgcagcagcagcagcagcagcagcagcagcaacagctgcAGGCAAGACCCCCACAGCAACATCAGCAGCAACAGCCACAGGGAATTCGACCCCAGTTTACTGCCCCAACTCAGGTGCCTGTTCCTCCAGGCTGGAACCAGCTGCCTTCCGGAGCCCTtcagcctcctccagcccagagttctCTGGGCACAATGACTGCAAATCAAGGGTGGAAGAAGGCTCCCTTGCCTGGCCCAATGCAACAGCAGCTCCAGGCAAGACCATCCTTAGCCACGGTACAGAcaccttcccaccctccccctccatATCCCTTTGGCAGCCAGCAAGCTTCACAAGCCCATACAAACTTTCCTCAGATGAGCAACCCAGGCCAGTTCACAGCTCCTCAGATGAAGAGTTTGCAGGGAGGGCCCTCTAGGGTCCCGACCCCCCTGCAGCAGCCCCACCTCACCAACAAGTCTCCTgcctcctcaccctcctccttcCAGCAGGGATCCCCTGCTTCCTCCCCAACGGTTAACCAAACTCAGCAGCAGATGGGACCAAGGCCACCTCAAAATAACCCACTTCCCCAGGGATTTCAGCAGCCCGTCAGCTCTCCGGGTCGGAATCCTATGGTTCAACAGGGAAACGTGCCACCTAACTTCATGGTGATGCAGCAGCAACCACCAAATCAGGGGCCACAGAGTTTACATCCAGGCCTAGGAG GACAGGCCAATCCGAACTTTATGCAAGGTCAGGTGCCTTCGACCACAGCAACTACCCCTGGGAATTCAGGAGCCCCTCAGCTGCAAGCGAATCAAAATGTCCAGCAtgcag gtggtcAAGGAGCTGGTCCTCCTCAAAACCAGATGCAGGTGTCCCACGGGCCACCAAATATGATGCAGCCCAGCCTCATGGGAATTCATGGCAACATGAACAACCAACAGGCTGGTAGTTCTGGGGTTCCTCAGGTGAACCTGGGCAACATGCAAGGCCAGCCCCAACAGGGCCCACCATCTCAACTGATGAGCATGCACCAGCAGATCGTGCCCTCCCAGGGCCAGATGGTCCAGCAACAAGGAACCTTGAACCCTCAGAACCCCATGATCCTTTCAAGGGCCCAGCTTATGCCGCAGGGTCAGATGATGGTGAATCCTCAGAGCCAAAATCTTGGGCCCTCGCCCCAAAGGATGACCCCACCCAAGCAGATGCTTCCCCAGCAGGGCCCCCAAATGATGGCGCCACATAACCAGATGATGGGGCCTCAGGGGCAAGTTTTGCTCCAACAGAATCCAATGATAGAGCAGATCATGACCAATCAGATGCAGGGGAATAAGCAACAGTTTAACACTCAGAACCAATCTAATGTCATGCCGGGACCAGCACAAATAATGAGGGGACCAACGCCAAACTTGCAAGGAAACATGGTGCAGTTTACAGGACCGATGTCAGGACAGATGCTGCCACAGCAAGGGCCCGTGAACAACAGTCCATCTCAGGTTATGGGGATGCAGGGGCAGGTCTTGCGGCCACCAGGGCCAAGCCCCCACATGGCCCAGCAGCATGGTGATCCTGCTACGACAGCAAATAATGATGTCAGCTTGTCTCAGATGATGCCAGATGTTAGCATGCAGCAAAGCAACATGGTCCCCCCCCACGTGCAGGCCATGCAGGGGAACAGTGCCTCGGGAAACCACTTCTCGGGCCATGGGATGCCCTTCAATGCACCTTTCAATGGAGCACCCAATGGAAATCAAATGTCCTGTGGTCAgaatccaggcttcccagtcAATAAGGATGTCACGCTGACAAGCCCGTTGTTGGTCAACTTGTTGCAGAGTGATATCTCTGCAGGCCATTTTGGGGTAAACAATAAGCAAAACAATACCAACGCAAATAAACCGAAGAAGAAGAAGCCCCCTCGGAAGAAGAAAAATAGTCAGCAGGACCTAAA caccCCAGATACTCGCCCAGCTGGTCTGGAGGAGGCTGATCAACAGCCATTGCCTGGAGAACAAGGAATTAACTTGGACAGCTCAGGCCCTAAACTGCCAGAATTTTCAAACCGACCACCAG GTTATCCTTCTCAACCAGTTGAACAGAGGCCACTTCAGCAGCTGCCTCCTCAGCTCGTGCAGCATGTGGCACCCCCAGCACAGCCGCCACCGCAGCAGCCGCAGCCACCTCCCAGTCAGCCACagtctcagcagcagcagcagcagcagcagcaacagcagcaacaaatgaTGATGATGCTCATGATGCAGCAGGACCCCAAATCCGTTAGGCTTCCGGTCTCCCAGAATGTCCACCCGCCCAGGGGCCCACTGAACCCAGACTCCCAGAGAATGCCCATGCAGCCGAGTGGCAGCGTGCCTGTTATGGTCAGTCTGCAAGGCCCTGCCTCGGTGCCGCCGTCACCTGACAAGCAAAGACTGCCAATGCCTGTGAATACTCCTCTGGGAAGTGCTTCAAGGAAAATGATGTACCAGGAGAACCCCCAGAACCCTGCCAGCTCACCACTGGGGGAGATGTCCTCGCTCCCAGAAGCAAGTGGCAGTGAAGGACCATCCGTCTCAGGAGGCCCAAATAACATGCCTTCACATTTAGTGGTCTCCCAGAATCAGTTAATGATGACAGGGCCAAAACCTGGACCATCACCACTTTCAGCAACTCAAGGTGCAACTCCCCAGCAACCTCCTGTAAATTCCCTGCCCAGCTCTCATGGACACCACTTTCCAAATGTGGCTGCTCCTACCCAAACGTCTAGGCCTAAAACACCCAACAGAGCCAGCCCCAGACCCTATTATCCTCAGACACCCAACAACCGCCCTCCTAGCACGGAACCTTCAGAAATCAGTCTGTCACCAGAAAGACTCAATGCCTCCATAGCAGGACTCTTCCCCCCACAGATTAATATTCCTTTACCTCCCAGGCCAAATTTAAACAGGGGCTTTGATCAACAGGGCCTAAATCCGACAACTTTGAAGGCTATCGGGCAAGCGCCTTCAAACCTTACCATGAATAATCCTTCCAATTTTGCTGCGCCACAGACTCACAAATTAGATTCTGTGGTGGTGAATTCTGGAAAGCAGTCTAATTCTGGAGCACCAAAACGGGCGAGTCCAAGCAACAGCCGCAGGTCTAGTCCTGGGTCAAGTAGGAAAACCACCCCAAGTCCTGGGAGACAGAATTCAAAAGCCCCTAAACTTACACTTGCCTCTCAAACAAATGCAACATTGTTGCAAAATGTAGAGTTGccaagaaatgtattggttagtCCTACTCCTTTGGCCAATCCGCCTGTACCTGGGAGCTTCCCTAACAACAGTGGGCTGAATCCTCAGAATCCTACCATGCCTGTGGCCACAATAGGGGGTGTTCTGGAGGATAACAAGGAGAGCTTGAATATGCCACAGGACAGTGATTGCCAAAATTCCCAGGTTAGGAAGGAGCAGGCAAACATTGAGCTAAAAGCAGTCCCTCCCCAAGAAGTGAAAATGGTTGTCCCTGAAGATCAATCCAAAAAGGATGGGCAGCCTTTGGATCCTAACAAACCTCCCAGTGTTGAAGAGAACAAAAATTTGGTGTCTCCTGCAATGAGGGAAGCACCAACATCGCTAAGTCAACTACTTGACAACTCTGGAGCTCCTAATGTGACCATTAAACCCCCCGGGCTTACAGATCTGGAAGTAACACCTCCAGGAGTGTCTGGAGAGGACCCGAAAAAAGCATCTGTCATTCCCTCCCTGCAGGATCCGTCTTCTAAAGAACCCTCCAGTTCCCTAAATTTACCTCACAGTAACGAGCCGTGTTCAACCCTTGTGCATCCAGAATTGAGTGAGGTCAGTTCTAATGTCACCCCGAGCATCCCTCAGGTAATGTCAAGACCGGTCAGCTCTTCCTCCATTTCCACTCCTTTGCCCCCAAATCAGATAACTGTTTTTGTGACTTCCAATCCCATCACGACTTCAGCGAACACATCAGCAGCTCTGCCAACTCACCTGCAGTCTGCATTAATGTCAACAGTTGTCACAATGCCCAATGTGGGTAACAAGGTTATGGTTTCTGAGGGACAGTCAGCTGCTCAGTCAAATGCCCGGCCTCAGTTCATTACGCCTGTCTTTATCAATTCATCCTCAATAATTCAGGTTATGAAAGGATCACAGCCAAGCACAATTCCTGCAGCCCCACTGACAACCAACTCTGGCTTGATGCCTCCCTCTGTTGCAGTCGTTGGCCCTTTACACATACCTCAGAATATAAAGTTTTCTTCTGCTCCTGTGCTGCCTAATGCCCCCACCAGTAGCCCTGCTGCAAACATTCAGACAGGCCGACCCTTGGTCCTTAACTCACGAGCCGCCCCTGTTCAGCTTCCTTCCCCGCCTTGCACAACTTCTCCAGTTGTTCCTCCTCACCCCCCTGTCCAGCAAGTCAAAGAACTGAATCCAGATGAGACTAGCCCTCAGGTGAGCACCTCAGCAGATCAaagcactctgccttcttcacAGACAGCCACGGTGGTTTCTCCCCTTTTGACCAATAgtccaggatcctctgtcaacCGGCGAAGCCCAGTCTCATCTAGTAAGGGCAAAGGTAAAGTGGACAAAATCGGCCAGATTTTGCTGACCAAGGCATGTAAAAAAGTTACAGGCTCCCTCGAGAAAGGGGAAGAGCAGTATGGTGCCGATGGAGAGACTGAAGGCCAGGGGCTAGAGACCCCAGCTCCAGGGCTCTTGGGAACGGAGCAGTTATGCACGGAGCTGGACAGTAAAACCCCAACTCCCCCCGCGCCCACTCTGCTCAAAATGACCTCTAGCCCTGTGGGCCCGGGCTCCGCCTCAGCAGGACCCAGCTTACCTGGCAGTACACTCCCCACCAATGTACGCTCAATAGTAACCGCTCTGGTACCCTCTGAACTCATCTCCGCGGCGCCGACCACAAAAAGCAATCATGTTGGCATAGCATCTGAGCCACTTGCAGGTGGCCTAgtggaggagaaggtgggatcTCATCCAGAGCTTCTGCCCAGCATAG CTCCTTCACAGAGTTTAGTCCCAAAGGAAACTCCAGCCACAGCACTGCAGGGGTCTGCTCCCAGACCAG aACTCGAGGCAAACGCTGCCATAGGCTCTGGACAAAG CAGTGAGCCCAAAGAGATAATTGAAAAGTCCAAAACTCCAAGCCGAAGAAACTCACGAACTGAAGAGCCAGCTGTGGCTTCTGAAAGTGTGGAAAACGGACATCGAAAGCGATCCTCCCGGCCTGCTTCAGCCTCCAGCTCTACTAAAG